The Sulfuricurvum sp. genome contains a region encoding:
- a CDS encoding M48 family metallopeptidase: MVVATLIGLYTLYSIIRAYVSIMQIGYINQIKLKGAVLMDEGAYRDAANYAVAKEKLGMLEGIVEYLLFLVWMMGLIYWVNSALIEQSTTVQSIAAVLGMLLINSLVMLPFGWISKFKIDAKYGFNRSTTKQFIKDTLISTVLTVIIGGLIIWGVSMIITSSVLWWLWSFGFIFAIVIVLNMFFPTIRALFFDKVTPLENGELREKIEELMAKTGFVSSGVFVSDASKRDARLNAYFGGLGKSKRVVLFDTLIEKLSPSELIAVLGHELGHFAHGDLYKNIVMVGAMLFGMFALFGNLPSSLYLELGVSQSPQVIMMVFILLLPMVSFAIMPLMGMMSRHNEYEADRMGSELGGAEHLVNALKKLVSENKSFPLSHPLYRFFHTTHPPVIDRLRALGADIRVDMAEGYADPCPLD; this comes from the coding sequence ATGGTAGTTGCAACACTGATAGGGCTCTATACCCTCTATAGTATTATTAGGGCGTATGTAAGTATTATGCAGATTGGTTATATTAATCAAATAAAGCTCAAAGGTGCGGTATTAATGGATGAGGGTGCGTATCGTGATGCCGCCAATTATGCCGTTGCCAAAGAGAAGCTTGGGATGCTAGAGGGGATAGTCGAATATCTCCTCTTTTTAGTATGGATGATGGGGCTAATCTATTGGGTTAATTCGGCTTTGATAGAGCAAAGTACGACTGTTCAATCGATTGCGGCAGTATTAGGTATGTTATTGATTAATTCTCTTGTTATGCTCCCTTTTGGATGGATCTCTAAATTTAAAATTGATGCAAAATACGGATTTAACCGCTCAACTACGAAACAATTTATCAAAGATACCCTCATTAGTACGGTATTGACAGTAATCATTGGTGGATTGATTATTTGGGGTGTATCGATGATTATCACTTCGAGTGTATTGTGGTGGTTATGGAGTTTTGGTTTTATTTTTGCTATTGTAATTGTATTAAACATGTTTTTCCCCACCATCCGAGCCCTCTTCTTTGATAAAGTAACCCCTTTGGAAAACGGTGAATTACGTGAGAAAATCGAAGAGTTAATGGCTAAAACAGGGTTCGTGAGCAGTGGAGTATTTGTGAGTGATGCGAGTAAACGGGATGCCCGACTCAATGCTTATTTCGGTGGATTAGGAAAATCTAAACGGGTCGTTTTGTTTGATACGTTAATCGAAAAACTCTCCCCCTCTGAACTGATTGCCGTATTAGGGCATGAATTGGGTCATTTCGCTCACGGTGATTTGTATAAAAATATCGTGATGGTAGGGGCAATGCTCTTTGGGATGTTTGCACTGTTTGGAAATCTCCCCTCATCTCTTTACCTCGAATTGGGAGTTTCCCAATCGCCTCAGGTGATTATGATGGTGTTTATTTTGTTGCTGCCGATGGTGAGTTTTGCCATTATGCCGCTTATGGGGATGATGAGCCGTCATAATGAATACGAAGCAGACCGTATGGGCTCAGAACTCGGCGGTGCGGAACATTTGGTGAATGCGCTCAAAAAATTGGTGAGCGAAAACAAAAGCTTTCCTCTCTCTCATCCGCTCTATCGCTTTTTCCATACCACCCATCCTCCGGTGATTGACCGCCTTCGTGCATTGGGTGCCGATATTCGTGTCGATATGGCAGAGGGATATGCCGACCCATGTCCGTTAGACTAA
- the prmC gene encoding peptide chain release factor N(5)-glutamine methyltransferase produces the protein MSVRLNELHNAITEALRDVVESPRREAELLLMAYLGKDQLYFITHGDELIDENEPRLLEWIAKRSENVPLEYLSNCVSFYSREFYIDEGALIPRPETEHLIDEVLARVSKESSQTIVEVGVGSGIISILLALHLPNARFIAVDISPRALSVARRNIEMFELAHRIELREGDLLSCVDDPIDILVSNPPYIADDVVLESNLSYEPQNALFGGSVGDEIIQRLLDEVYERQIPLFVCEMGYDQRLKVQEYLKNFAVQSLEFYTDYASLDRGFILRV, from the coding sequence ATGTCCGTTAGACTAAACGAGCTTCACAACGCTATTACTGAGGCGTTGAGGGATGTTGTTGAATCTCCCCGTCGTGAAGCGGAACTTCTCCTGATGGCGTATTTGGGAAAAGATCAGCTCTATTTTATCACTCATGGTGATGAGCTGATCGATGAGAATGAACCCAGACTTCTCGAATGGATAGCGAAACGCTCTGAAAATGTCCCCCTCGAATATTTGAGTAATTGTGTTAGTTTTTACTCCCGTGAATTTTACATCGACGAGGGGGCATTGATTCCACGTCCTGAGACCGAACATTTGATTGATGAAGTGTTAGCGCGTGTCTCTAAAGAGAGTTCACAAACTATTGTAGAAGTAGGAGTCGGTAGCGGTATTATCTCGATACTCTTAGCCCTTCACCTCCCAAATGCCCGTTTTATCGCCGTTGATATCTCCCCTCGCGCTTTATCAGTAGCACGACGTAATATAGAGATGTTTGAGCTTGCACATCGGATAGAGCTTCGTGAGGGGGATTTACTCTCATGTGTCGATGACCCTATCGATATTTTAGTCTCTAACCCCCCTTATATCGCCGATGATGTAGTATTGGAGTCTAACCTCTCATATGAGCCACAAAATGCCCTTTTCGGAGGAAGTGTCGGTGATGAAATTATCCAAAGATTATTGGATGAGGTTTATGAACGTCAAATTCCCCTTTTCGTGTGTGAGATGGGATATGATCAACGGTTAAAAGTGCAAGAGTATCTTAAAAATTTTGCGGTACAATCTTTGGAATTTTATACCGATTACGCCTCGTTGGATCGAGGATTTATTTTAAGAGTATGA
- a CDS encoding DUF4149 domain-containing protein, which translates to MQKKSLIDVAYLLLIAMTAGAVLVLGVFVAAVVFHSELFLSVPLLSRYEEGKIMGEIFRRFSYWAYFMAAVIVVYEVSRYKVMQIDKVSILSAMGAISTLLLFSGVYVPKILEYQSRGEAAIDESFEALHKASEIDFKILLLMLVLLFGRRAYLLAVKR; encoded by the coding sequence ATGCAAAAAAAATCACTTATTGATGTTGCCTATCTTTTATTAATCGCTATGACCGCAGGGGCTGTTCTCGTGCTTGGAGTATTTGTTGCCGCCGTTGTCTTTCACTCAGAGTTATTTTTGAGTGTCCCGTTACTCTCTCGCTATGAAGAGGGGAAAATTATGGGGGAAATTTTTCGACGCTTCAGTTATTGGGCGTACTTTATGGCAGCGGTTATTGTGGTATATGAAGTGAGCCGATACAAAGTGATGCAGATTGATAAAGTTTCTATTTTAAGTGCCATGGGTGCAATCTCTACGTTGCTCCTTTTTAGTGGTGTGTATGTCCCGAAAATACTAGAGTATCAATCACGAGGAGAGGCAGCAATTGATGAGAGCTTCGAAGCGTTGCACAAAGCGAGTGAAATCGATTTTAAAATTCTCTTATTAATGTTGGTACTTCTGTTTGGAAGAAGAGCTTATCTGTTGGCGGTGAAGAGATGA
- a CDS encoding ABC transporter ATP-binding protein, with amino-acid sequence MIRFEGVTKTFGKRQILRGVNLEIEKGKTTVIFGVSGGGKSTIIKHMVGLLKPDSGTITYNGTRLDNADEVTLREFRKKIGFLFQSGALFDSMNIRDNVAFPMVEHQKLTPKELDYRIDEKLSMVGLEPKIVKSLYPEELSGGMRKRVGLARTLALEPEVILYDEPTSGLDPVTSDFITQMICRLRDEIGMTSVLISHDIAESFKAGDNYAMLFEGVIVEAGNKHDFKNSPNEVVQQFIHARSNGPIAFH; translated from the coding sequence ATGATTCGTTTTGAAGGGGTAACAAAAACATTTGGAAAACGGCAAATTCTTCGTGGGGTAAACCTAGAGATTGAAAAAGGGAAAACGACGGTTATTTTTGGGGTATCCGGCGGGGGAAAATCGACGATTATTAAACACATGGTAGGATTACTCAAACCCGATAGTGGAACGATTACCTATAACGGAACACGTCTTGATAATGCGGATGAAGTGACGTTACGGGAGTTCCGTAAAAAAATCGGTTTTTTGTTCCAAAGCGGGGCGCTCTTTGATAGTATGAATATTCGCGATAACGTTGCGTTTCCGATGGTTGAACACCAAAAACTGACCCCAAAAGAGTTAGATTACAGAATTGATGAAAAACTCTCCATGGTTGGATTGGAACCTAAAATTGTTAAGTCTCTCTATCCTGAAGAGTTGAGTGGGGGGATGCGTAAACGGGTAGGGCTAGCTCGTACGCTTGCACTTGAACCTGAAGTGATTTTGTACGATGAACCCACCTCAGGGCTTGATCCTGTGACGAGTGATTTTATCACCCAAATGATTTGCCGACTTCGCGATGAGATCGGTATGACCTCCGTACTGATTAGTCATGATATTGCTGAGAGTTTCAAAGCAGGGGACAACTACGCGATGCTTTTTGAGGGAGTTATCGTCGAAGCGGGTAATAAACACGATTTTAAAAACTCACCGAATGAAGTGGTACAGCAATTTATCCACGCACGATCCAATGGACCGATAGCGTTTCATTAG
- a CDS encoding SIMPL domain-containing protein (The SIMPL domain is named for its presence in mouse protein SIMPL (signalling molecule that associates with mouse pelle-like kinase). Bacterial member BP26, from Brucella, was shown to assemble into a channel-like structure, while YggE from E. coli has been associated with resistance to oxidative stress.) gives MMNKVYLFTLLPILVSAQMQITAQESVSQTLKPDVLRAQLSFEEHSKKSDEIKYHLNSIVSEVKKFDSKGKMCRGGGYNLSPYYNYKDQKQEFGGYNAYLNFTCEFETIEQYNTLNSALDKVLASQSKRSLGALSWGVSDKIHEQTQQNLRSAMISKTITQATDFSKSTGMKCEVNTINFGGYVQPIPMRVNKSMMLMEMASAPTESPIENDEENKLEATVTYICQ, from the coding sequence ATGATGAATAAAGTTTATCTGTTTACACTATTACCAATCCTCGTTAGTGCACAAATGCAAATTACTGCCCAAGAATCAGTATCTCAAACACTCAAACCAGATGTACTAAGAGCTCAACTGAGCTTTGAAGAACACTCTAAAAAAAGTGATGAGATAAAATACCATCTCAATAGTATCGTCTCCGAAGTCAAAAAATTTGATTCTAAAGGGAAAATGTGTCGTGGTGGTGGATATAATCTCTCCCCTTATTACAACTATAAAGATCAAAAACAAGAGTTTGGTGGCTATAACGCCTATCTCAATTTTACTTGCGAATTTGAAACCATAGAGCAGTACAATACATTAAATAGTGCATTAGACAAAGTACTTGCATCTCAAAGTAAACGCTCTTTAGGAGCACTTTCTTGGGGCGTCAGTGATAAAATTCACGAACAAACACAACAAAATCTTCGCTCAGCGATGATTTCAAAAACAATAACTCAAGCAACCGATTTTTCCAAATCAACGGGCATGAAATGTGAAGTTAATACAATTAACTTTGGAGGTTATGTACAACCTATCCCCATGCGAGTTAATAAAAGTATGATGCTGATGGAAATGGCATCCGCTCCAACAGAGAGTCCTATCGAAAATGATGAAGAGAACAAACTCGAAGCAACTGTTACCTACATCTGTCAATAA
- a CDS encoding J domain-containing protein: MLSFDKLIKAKTLLGLSDKATLSEIKTRYKSMMQQWHPDKHLEDPDTAHAMSTQINEAYAIILEYCSSYEYNFEEEFLQTKTLTPQEWWTKKFGGR, from the coding sequence ATGCTCTCATTTGATAAGCTCATAAAGGCCAAAACGCTCCTTGGCCTGAGTGATAAAGCTACCCTCTCCGAAATTAAAACCCGCTATAAATCTATGATGCAGCAATGGCATCCCGATAAGCACCTAGAAGACCCTGATACTGCACATGCTATGAGTACACAAATCAATGAAGCCTATGCCATAATCCTCGAATATTGCTCATCCTATGAGTATAATTTCGAAGAAGAGTTTTTGCAAACCAAAACTCTCACTCCACAAGAGTGGTGGACAAAAAAATTTGGAGGTCGATGA